TAAGGAGACAACACTTTTACAGCGGATATTGGTTACGGTCTTAATCCTGATTATGGGAATATTCGTAATACAGGGGCTTGGCGCGGTAGGATTCGAACTAGGGACTTCAGATTCAGATCAATCCTTTTTTGGAAATGGAATCCATGGCTTTATTGCGACTATTGGCTTGGTTTTTGTCTCTTATGCGGGGCTCACAAAAGTTACGAGTGTGGCGGAAGAGGTTGAGAATCCGGACCGAAATATACCACTCGGGATGATCCTTTCGCTGGCTACGGCTTCTTTAATTTATGTAGCTGGAGTTTATGTGATGCAGCAGATTCTCACTCCTGCCGAATTTCACGCAAGCCTTACCCCTGTAGCAGACGCAGGAGCTAAATTCATGTCGTGGCTACCCGGTTCGGGCGGTGTTCTTCTAATTGTGATTGCAGCGGTTGCAGCTTTTGCCTCAACAGGTAATGCAGGAATCATGTCAGCCTCACGATATCCTTTTGCGATGTCCAGAGATAAACTGGTTAGCGCGAACTTTCGAAAAATAGGAAAGCAGGGAACCCCTTATTATGCAATAATAATTACGGTGGTTTGTATGTTGGCAATTTTACTAATTTTTGATGTAGAAGCAGTGGCGAAGTTAGCAAGTGCGTTTCAGCTTCTTCTGTTTGGAATGATGTGCTTTGCTGTAATCATCATGAGAGAAAGTAACATAAAAGGATATCAGCCTGGATTTAAGTCTCCATTCTATCCTTGGGTACAGATTTTAGGAATGCTGATTTCAATTTGGCTGATTTCTGAAATGGGTATCCTTGCCGTTTCTCTAACAGGTTTTATTATTGTGATGTGCATTATGTGGTACATCTACTATACCAAAGGAGAACTGTCTAGACGGGGAGCTATATTCCATGTGCATCAACGCTTAGGGAAGAATAGGTATGACGACCTGGACTTAGAGCTGCTGAATCTTATTAACGATAAAAACCTAAGTGAACATCTTTCTTACAAGGAAACAATTGCACGCTGTGTAATCATCGATCTGGAAAAGAGTCACTCAGAAGCAGACTTATTTGAACAGGCCGCAGATATTCTATCAGGCAGAATAGGAGTCGAGAAAAAAGTGATACATACCGAGTTGACTAGTAAACAGGATATAAGCATTACAAAATTAGGTCAGGGTGTCGCTTGTAGCCATCATAAAGTATCGTATGTAGCTGAACCTGAGCTGGTGGTTTTCAGAACC
Above is a window of Balneola sp. DNA encoding:
- a CDS encoding amino acid transporter, whose protein sequence is MSKKKLKKQLGLYDVFAICTGAMFSSGFFLLPGIAAAQTGEAVYLAYLASGILIIPAMLSVAELSTAMPKSGGTYYFLDRSLGPMIGTIGGLGSWVALMFKSSFALIGMGAYLALFVDMPFTALALALTVIFGVLNIFGAKETTLLQRILVTVLILIMGIFVIQGLGAVGFELGTSDSDQSFFGNGIHGFIATIGLVFVSYAGLTKVTSVAEEVENPDRNIPLGMILSLATASLIYVAGVYVMQQILTPAEFHASLTPVADAGAKFMSWLPGSGGVLLIVIAAVAAFASTGNAGIMSASRYPFAMSRDKLVSANFRKIGKQGTPYYAIIITVVCMLAILLIFDVEAVAKLASAFQLLLFGMMCFAVIIMRESNIKGYQPGFKSPFYPWVQILGMLISIWLISEMGILAVSLTGFIIVMCIMWYIYYTKGELSRRGAIFHVHQRLGKNRYDDLDLELLNLINDKNLSEHLSYKETIARCVIIDLEKSHSEADLFEQAADILSGRIGVEKKVIHTELTSKQDISITKLGQGVACSHHKVSYVAEPELVVFRTKTDLEEINNEEENYLFAILLVPETEQGVDIRLMGHLAEIVQAIHFKENWMKADSKRKLRDCLLTEEHFSHISVNDHSQLKKYINKPIRDIELPGTCLIAIIYRGSELIIPHGNTIISEIDEFLLIGEPADIESLAGNS